The following are encoded together in the Nocardioides sp. Arc9.136 genome:
- a CDS encoding YeiH family protein encodes MHPTLPAPAARLPGLALAGTAGAAALAVHALVPPLGATLVAVVLGFAAAASGRLPAAVRPGLAAAARGVLRVGVALLGLQLVLGEVLALGWPVLAVVLGVVVLGISATLLVARLLGVPPEQGLLVACGFSICGAAAVAALDGVRRSRAEDVARVVALVVVCGSAAMLAVPLVGAALGLSAEGTGAWAGASVHEVGQVVVAGGLAGGAALQVAVAVKLGRVLLLAPVLAVVALRTRREPHPDHADHHPGRAEHHPVHRPPLVPAFVLAFVGLVLLRALVPLPEVVLGAAGQVQAAALATAMFALGCSLDPAALRRTGRPLVVLALAASGCVALLGLPAAFLVG; translated from the coding sequence GTGCACCCGACCCTCCCCGCCCCGGCGGCCCGCCTGCCCGGGCTGGCGCTCGCCGGCACCGCCGGCGCCGCCGCCCTGGCGGTGCACGCGCTGGTCCCGCCCCTCGGTGCGACGCTCGTCGCCGTGGTGCTGGGCTTCGCTGCGGCCGCGTCGGGCCGGCTGCCCGCCGCGGTCCGCCCAGGGCTCGCCGCGGCGGCCCGCGGCGTGCTGCGCGTCGGGGTGGCGCTCCTCGGCCTGCAGCTGGTGCTCGGCGAGGTGCTGGCGCTGGGCTGGCCGGTCCTGGCGGTCGTCCTCGGGGTCGTCGTGCTGGGGATCTCGGCGACCCTGCTGGTCGCCCGCCTGCTCGGCGTGCCTCCCGAGCAGGGCCTCCTCGTCGCCTGTGGGTTCTCCATCTGCGGGGCCGCGGCCGTCGCCGCGCTCGACGGCGTGCGCCGCAGCCGGGCCGAGGACGTCGCCCGGGTGGTCGCGCTCGTCGTGGTCTGCGGCAGCGCCGCCATGCTCGCCGTGCCGCTCGTCGGAGCCGCGCTGGGCCTGTCCGCGGAGGGCACCGGTGCCTGGGCGGGCGCCTCGGTGCACGAGGTCGGGCAGGTGGTCGTTGCCGGCGGGCTCGCCGGGGGTGCGGCGCTCCAGGTCGCGGTCGCGGTCAAGCTCGGCCGGGTCCTGCTGCTGGCGCCGGTGCTGGCGGTCGTCGCCCTGCGCACCCGGCGCGAGCCGCACCCCGACCACGCCGACCACCACCCCGGCCGCGCCGAGCACCACCCCGTGCACCGCCCGCCGCTCGTGCCGGCGTTCGTGCTCGCCTTCGTGGGCCTGGTGCTCCTGCGCGCGCTCGTGCCGCTGCCCGAGGTGGTGCTCGGCGCGGCCGGGCAGGTGCAGGCGGCGGCACTGGCCACCGCCATGTTCGCGCTCGGCTGCTCGCTCGACCCGGCCGCCCTGCGGCGCACCGGCCGGCCGCTCGTCGTCCTCGCCCTGGCCGCGAGCGGGTGCGTCGCGCTGCTCGGCCTGCCCGCCGCGTTCCTCGTCGGCTAG
- a CDS encoding DHA2 family efflux MFS transporter permease subunit — MTSTAAASSPPTASGKDPWPALLALCLGFFMILVDSTIVSVATPAIIEDLDADVNAVVWVTSAYLLAYAVPVLITGRLGDRFGPRRMYLAGLTVFTLASLWCGLTGSIEGLVAARVVQGLGAAMITPQTMAIITRIFPAQRRGKAMALWGATAGVATLVGPILGGVLVDALGWEWIFFINVPVGIVGFVLALRLVPVLQTNSHRFDWLGVVLSGAGMFLLVFGVQEGHELEWSALVWSMIVGGVVVLALFVGWQARNRAEPLVPLGLFRDRNFSLANVAISAMGFAITAMAIPIMLWAQVVRGLSPTRAALLLVPMAVMTIVLARPVGGLTDRVHPRLLTGFGFSAIIVSLAWLALALQPDGSIFWIVPPMVLLGIGNAFVWAPNSATATRNLPVQQAGAGSGVYNATRQVGAVLGSAAIAVLMDARLAAEGLPSYGGGEAGATGVGELPAQVAQSFSDAMGASLLLPPAVLVLGLLAVLFFERPRHAGFGGGAAAAAVPAAAAD; from the coding sequence GTGACCTCGACCGCCGCCGCGTCCTCGCCCCCGACCGCCTCCGGGAAGGACCCGTGGCCGGCGCTCCTCGCCCTCTGCCTGGGCTTCTTCATGATCCTCGTCGACTCCACCATCGTGTCGGTGGCGACGCCGGCGATCATCGAGGACCTCGACGCCGACGTGAACGCCGTGGTCTGGGTGACCAGCGCCTACCTGCTGGCCTACGCCGTGCCGGTGCTGATCACCGGTCGGCTGGGCGACCGGTTCGGGCCCCGGCGGATGTACCTCGCGGGCCTGACCGTGTTCACCCTCGCCTCGCTGTGGTGCGGCCTGACCGGGTCGATCGAGGGCCTGGTCGCCGCCCGCGTGGTGCAGGGCCTGGGCGCGGCGATGATCACGCCGCAGACGATGGCGATCATCACCCGCATCTTCCCCGCGCAGCGGCGCGGCAAGGCGATGGCCCTGTGGGGCGCCACCGCCGGCGTGGCCACCCTGGTCGGACCGATCCTCGGCGGCGTGCTGGTCGACGCCCTCGGGTGGGAGTGGATCTTCTTCATCAACGTGCCGGTCGGCATCGTCGGGTTCGTGCTGGCGCTGCGGCTCGTGCCGGTCCTGCAGACCAACAGCCACCGCTTCGACTGGCTCGGTGTCGTGCTCAGCGGTGCCGGCATGTTCCTGCTGGTCTTCGGCGTCCAGGAGGGCCACGAGCTCGAGTGGAGCGCCCTGGTGTGGTCGATGATCGTCGGCGGGGTCGTGGTGCTCGCGCTCTTCGTCGGGTGGCAGGCGCGCAACCGCGCCGAGCCGCTGGTCCCGCTCGGCCTGTTCCGCGACCGCAACTTCTCGCTGGCCAACGTCGCGATCAGCGCGATGGGCTTCGCGATCACCGCGATGGCGATCCCGATCATGCTGTGGGCCCAGGTCGTCCGCGGCCTCAGCCCGACCCGCGCCGCGCTGCTGCTCGTGCCGATGGCGGTCATGACCATCGTCCTCGCCCGGCCGGTCGGCGGGCTGACCGACCGGGTCCACCCGCGGCTGCTGACCGGCTTCGGGTTCAGCGCGATCATCGTCTCCCTGGCCTGGCTGGCCCTCGCCCTGCAGCCCGACGGGTCGATCTTCTGGATCGTGCCGCCGATGGTCCTGCTCGGGATCGGCAACGCGTTCGTGTGGGCGCCCAACTCCGCCACGGCCACCCGCAACCTCCCGGTCCAGCAGGCCGGCGCCGGCTCCGGGGTCTACAACGCCACGCGCCAGGTCGGCGCCGTGCTCGGCTCCGCCGCGATCGCCGTCCTCATGGACGCCCGGCTCGCGGCCGAGGGGCTCCCCTCGTACGGCGGCGGCGAGGCCGGCGCGACCGGCGTCGGCGAGCTCCCCGCCCAGGTGGCGCAGTCCTTCAGCGACGCCATGGGCGCCTCGCTGCTCCTGCCACCCGCCGTCCTGGTCCTGGGCCTGCTCGCCGTGCTGTTCTTCGAGCGGCCCCGCCACGCCGGCTTCGGTGGCGGCGCGGCCGCGGCGGCCGTGCCTGCCGCTGCTGCGGACTGA
- a CDS encoding TrmH family RNA methyltransferase, whose protein sequence is MQDDRRAPYDPMPHGPAEVGVGPWEGPWPTGEQYDAALLAEGDRRNVVDRYRYWTLEAIVADLDTRRHDFHVAIENWQHDFNIGTIVRSANAFLAAEVHIVGNRRWNRRGAMVTDRYQHVRHHPTVTDLAAYLGERPGGAVPLLGIDNLPGSAHLETMEVPRRVCFLFGQEGPGLSEAAREACDGTFSIAQFGSTRSINASAAAAIAMHAWVRAHADLSGDAAWRG, encoded by the coding sequence ATGCAGGACGACCGCCGCGCGCCGTACGACCCGATGCCGCACGGCCCGGCCGAGGTGGGTGTCGGCCCCTGGGAGGGGCCCTGGCCGACGGGGGAGCAGTACGACGCCGCGCTGCTCGCCGAGGGGGACCGCCGCAACGTCGTGGACCGCTACCGCTACTGGACGCTCGAGGCGATCGTGGCCGACCTGGACACCCGCCGCCACGACTTCCACGTGGCGATCGAGAACTGGCAGCACGACTTCAACATCGGCACGATCGTGCGCTCGGCGAACGCCTTCCTCGCCGCGGAGGTCCACATCGTCGGCAACCGCCGCTGGAACCGGCGCGGCGCGATGGTCACCGACCGCTACCAGCACGTGCGGCACCACCCCACCGTCACCGACCTCGCGGCGTACCTCGGCGAGCGGCCGGGCGGGGCGGTCCCGCTGCTGGGCATCGACAACCTCCCCGGTTCGGCGCACCTGGAGACGATGGAGGTGCCGCGACGCGTGTGCTTCCTCTTCGGGCAGGAGGGCCCCGGGCTGAGCGAGGCGGCGCGCGAGGCCTGCGACGGGACCTTCTCCATCGCGCAGTTCGGCTCGACCCGCTCGATCAACGCCAGCGCGGCGGCCGCGATCGCCATGCACGCCTGGGTCCGCGCGCACGCCGACCTCTCCGGCGACGCCGCCTGGCGCGGCTGA
- the fbaA gene encoding class II fructose-bisphosphate aldolase, which translates to MPIVTPEKYAEMLDAAKQNAYAFPAINVSSSQTLNAALKGFADAGSDGIIQVSTGGAEYLSGPSVKDMVSGSVAFAQYAAEVARNYPVNIALHTDHCPQDKLDGFVRPLLDLSRERVERGEAPLFQSHMWDGSAVPLEENLSIASELLEKCIAAKIILEIEVGVVGGEEDGVAHEINDKLYSTPADAIATAKALGYGERGYYMTALTFGNVHGVYKPGNVKLRPEVLKEAQEAVVSEFGLEAGAKPFHLVFHGGSGSSAEEIAAAVDYGVVKMNVDTDTQYAFTRPVAAHMFSNYDGVLKVDGEVGNKKAYDPRAWGKAAEAGMAARVVEACEHLRSAGKSLG; encoded by the coding sequence GTGCCCATCGTGACCCCCGAGAAGTACGCCGAGATGCTCGACGCGGCCAAGCAGAACGCCTACGCGTTCCCGGCCATCAACGTGTCGTCCTCGCAGACGCTGAACGCCGCCCTCAAGGGCTTCGCCGACGCCGGTTCCGACGGCATCATCCAGGTCTCCACCGGCGGTGCGGAGTACCTCTCCGGCCCCTCGGTCAAGGACATGGTGAGCGGCTCGGTCGCCTTCGCGCAGTACGCCGCGGAGGTCGCCAGGAACTACCCGGTCAACATCGCGCTGCACACCGACCACTGCCCGCAGGACAAGCTCGACGGCTTCGTCCGGCCGCTGCTCGACCTCTCCCGCGAGCGGGTCGAGCGCGGCGAGGCGCCGCTGTTCCAGTCGCACATGTGGGACGGCTCCGCGGTGCCGCTGGAGGAGAACCTCTCCATCGCCTCCGAGCTGCTCGAGAAGTGCATCGCGGCGAAGATCATCCTCGAGATCGAGGTCGGCGTCGTCGGCGGCGAGGAGGACGGCGTCGCCCACGAGATCAACGACAAGCTCTACTCCACCCCGGCCGACGCGATCGCCACCGCCAAGGCGCTGGGCTACGGCGAGCGCGGCTACTACATGACCGCCCTGACCTTCGGCAACGTGCACGGCGTCTACAAGCCGGGCAACGTCAAGCTCCGCCCGGAGGTGCTCAAGGAGGCCCAGGAGGCGGTCGTCTCCGAGTTCGGCCTCGAGGCCGGCGCGAAGCCGTTCCACCTGGTCTTCCACGGCGGCTCCGGCTCCTCGGCCGAGGAGATCGCCGCGGCCGTCGACTACGGCGTGGTCAAGATGAACGTCGACACCGACACCCAGTACGCCTTCACCCGCCCCGTGGCGGCGCACATGTTCAGCAACTACGACGGCGTCCTGAAGGTCGACGGCGAGGTCGGCAACAAGAAGGCCTACGACCCGCGTGCCTGGGGCAAGGCCGCCGAGGCCGGCATGGCCGCCCGCGTCGTCGAGGCCTGCGAGCACCTCCGCTCCGCGGGCAAGTCGCTCGGCTGA
- a CDS encoding TIGR00725 family protein, producing MPAALTGRYVAVVGPADTATAEQLSAATEVGRLLAEAGATVLTGGLGGVMWAAAAGAREAGGTAIGLLPGTDRADGSPEHAFLLPTGLGELRNGLLLRAADAVVAVGCSWGTLSEIALARRTGVPLVLVDPWDLPADVGPTAPDAAAAVATATRLLAG from the coding sequence GTGCCGGCAGCCCTGACCGGCCGGTACGTCGCCGTGGTCGGCCCGGCCGACACCGCGACCGCCGAGCAGCTGTCCGCCGCGACCGAGGTCGGCCGGCTGCTGGCCGAGGCAGGCGCGACCGTGCTGACCGGCGGGCTGGGCGGCGTGATGTGGGCCGCCGCGGCCGGTGCCCGGGAGGCCGGCGGAACGGCGATCGGCCTGCTGCCGGGGACCGATCGTGCCGACGGGTCCCCCGAGCACGCCTTCCTGCTGCCGACCGGCCTGGGCGAGCTGCGCAACGGGCTGCTCCTGCGGGCCGCCGACGCGGTCGTGGCGGTCGGGTGCAGCTGGGGCACGCTCAGCGAGATCGCGCTCGCGCGGCGCACCGGCGTGCCGCTCGTGCTGGTCGACCCCTGGGACCTGCCCGCCGACGTCGGCCCGACGGCGCCCGACGCGGCGGCGGCGGTCGCGACGGCGACGCGGCTCCTCGCCGGGTGA
- a CDS encoding dienelactone hydrolase family protein, with amino-acid sequence MAGSTMAGMVDVVCFHHALGLTRGVRAFADRLREAGHTVHTPDLFEGRLFDTVEEGVAHAQGLGFSTVLERGREAVAGLPEALVTAGFSLGVLPAQLVAQTRPGVRGAVLMESFVPPSEFGSWPEGVPVQVHGMTDDPFFAGDGDLAAARDFGAEGVTEVELFTYPGDVHLFADSSLATYDEAAAGLMVDRVLGFLERVG; translated from the coding sequence GTGGCCGGGTCCACGATGGCCGGCATGGTCGACGTCGTCTGCTTCCACCACGCGCTCGGGCTGACCCGGGGCGTCCGCGCCTTCGCGGACCGTCTCCGGGAGGCGGGGCACACCGTGCACACCCCGGACCTGTTCGAGGGCCGGCTCTTCGACACCGTCGAGGAGGGTGTCGCGCACGCGCAGGGCCTCGGCTTCTCCACGGTGCTCGAGCGGGGTCGCGAGGCGGTGGCCGGCCTCCCCGAGGCGCTGGTCACCGCGGGGTTCTCCCTCGGTGTGCTGCCGGCGCAGCTGGTCGCGCAGACCCGTCCCGGCGTGCGCGGGGCGGTGCTGATGGAGTCCTTCGTGCCGCCCTCGGAGTTCGGCTCGTGGCCGGAGGGGGTGCCGGTCCAGGTGCACGGCATGACCGACGACCCGTTCTTCGCCGGGGACGGCGACCTCGCGGCGGCCCGGGACTTCGGCGCCGAGGGGGTCACCGAGGTCGAGCTGTTCACCTACCCCGGTGATGTGCACCTGTTCGCCGACAGCAGCCTCGCGACGTACGACGAGGCGGCGGCGGGGCTGATGGTCGACCGGGTGCTGGGGTTCCTCGAGCGGGTCGGCTGA
- a CDS encoding DedA family protein: MSALAGSLGFPSPMMLGLDFLDPQWLLQQFGAELFWLSLLIVFVECGLFFPFLPGDSLLFALGIFIATGQIDLFPGSRLVELAIAMSLMVLAAWLGNVTGYEIGRRIGPRLRERDGRVLKQKYFDQTEAFFDRHGNKALVIGRFVAFVRTYITVVAGITGMPRRRFYTWSLVGGVSWVVVVTSLGYFLGHTVPWLESNIDLIFLVILAFTAVPLAYEWWRHRRTDSPLAEDNDHDGRPDRDITGASVPPHRDSV, translated from the coding sequence GTGAGCGCGCTCGCGGGAAGCCTGGGCTTCCCCTCGCCGATGATGCTCGGCCTCGACTTCCTGGACCCGCAGTGGCTCCTCCAGCAGTTCGGTGCCGAGCTCTTCTGGCTCAGCCTCCTGATCGTCTTCGTCGAGTGCGGGCTGTTCTTCCCGTTCCTCCCCGGCGACAGCCTCCTCTTCGCGCTCGGCATCTTCATCGCCACGGGGCAGATCGACCTCTTCCCCGGCTCCCGGCTCGTCGAGCTGGCCATCGCGATGTCGCTGATGGTCCTGGCGGCCTGGCTGGGCAACGTGACCGGCTACGAGATCGGCCGGCGGATCGGGCCTCGGCTGCGCGAGCGCGACGGCCGGGTGCTCAAGCAGAAGTACTTCGACCAGACCGAGGCGTTCTTCGACCGCCACGGCAACAAGGCGCTGGTGATCGGCCGCTTCGTGGCGTTCGTGCGGACCTACATCACCGTGGTCGCCGGCATCACCGGGATGCCGCGGCGGCGCTTCTACACCTGGAGCCTGGTCGGCGGCGTCTCGTGGGTCGTCGTGGTCACCAGCCTGGGGTACTTCCTGGGCCACACCGTGCCGTGGCTGGAGAGCAACATCGACCTGATCTTCCTGGTGATCCTGGCCTTCACCGCGGTCCCGCTGGCCTACGAGTGGTGGCGCCACCGCCGCACCGACAGCCCGCTGGCGGAGGACAACGACCACGACGGCCGCCCCGACCGCGACATCACCGGCGCCTCGGTCCCGCCCCACCGCGACAGCGTCTGA
- a CDS encoding DedA family protein has protein sequence MSAAAVVLAAATETEELGGVAGWAVDLMERLGAPGAGLAIALENLFPPLPSEVILPLAGFTASQGSFTLAEAIGWTTAGSVLGAVVLYLVGVLIGRQRMYWVWERLPLVKVTDLEKTEQWFARHGRKAVFFGRMIPIFRSLISVPAGLERMPFGQFLLLTLAGSAIWNVTFVLAGYWLGEQWHRVEQYVGVFQWVVIAAVVLGACWWLVLRVRAIRHERRTA, from the coding sequence ATGAGCGCCGCCGCCGTGGTCCTCGCCGCGGCCACGGAGACCGAGGAGCTGGGCGGCGTCGCGGGCTGGGCCGTCGACCTGATGGAGCGGCTCGGCGCCCCCGGCGCGGGGTTGGCCATCGCCCTGGAGAACCTCTTCCCCCCGCTGCCGAGCGAGGTGATCCTCCCGCTGGCCGGGTTCACCGCCAGCCAGGGCAGCTTCACGCTCGCGGAGGCGATCGGCTGGACGACGGCGGGCTCGGTCCTCGGCGCGGTGGTGCTCTACCTGGTCGGCGTGCTGATCGGCCGGCAGCGGATGTACTGGGTCTGGGAGCGGCTGCCGCTGGTGAAGGTCACGGACCTGGAGAAGACCGAGCAGTGGTTCGCCCGGCACGGGCGCAAGGCGGTGTTCTTCGGCCGGATGATCCCGATCTTCCGCAGCCTGATCTCGGTGCCCGCCGGCCTGGAGCGGATGCCGTTCGGGCAGTTCCTGCTGCTCACGCTGGCGGGATCGGCGATCTGGAACGTCACCTTCGTGCTGGCCGGCTACTGGCTCGGCGAGCAGTGGCACCGGGTCGAGCAGTACGTCGGCGTCTTCCAGTGGGTCGTCATCGCCGCGGTCGTGCTCGGCGCCTGCTGGTGGCTGGTGCTGCGCGTCCGCGCCATCCGGCACGAGCGCCGGACCGCCTGA
- a CDS encoding LysR substrate-binding domain-containing protein, with protein sequence MSTPVDLAGLDLLVRVAETGSVGAAARQVGMAQPNASRLLGKLERQLDLALVVRTTAGSRLTTEGEVVVAWAREALAGVERVVLGARSLAAQRKAHLTVASSLTVAEHLAPRWLARFRREHPDLHVSLDVGNSHHVLERVVSGRVPVGFVESPTVPRTVASTTVARDRLLVVVGPTHPWARRRTPVSAAELVASDLVLREAGSGTRETLVRALDLAGHALGEQRLELASTAAVKAAAAEGGAPAVLSELAVAAELATGQLVDVPVADLDLGRSLRAVWLPARRPEGPAAALVRLARASAPAPTRAASRAQASPSSSR encoded by the coding sequence ATGAGCACTCCGGTCGACCTCGCCGGGCTCGACCTGCTGGTCCGCGTGGCCGAGACCGGCTCGGTCGGTGCCGCCGCCCGACAGGTCGGGATGGCGCAGCCGAACGCGAGCCGGCTCCTCGGGAAGCTCGAGCGCCAGCTCGACCTGGCGCTCGTCGTCCGCACCACCGCGGGGTCCCGGCTCACCACCGAGGGCGAGGTCGTCGTGGCCTGGGCCCGGGAGGCGCTGGCGGGCGTGGAGCGGGTCGTGCTGGGGGCCCGTTCCCTGGCGGCCCAGCGCAAGGCCCACCTGACGGTCGCGAGCAGCCTGACGGTGGCCGAGCACCTCGCGCCCCGCTGGCTGGCCCGGTTCCGCCGCGAGCACCCGGACCTGCACGTCAGCCTCGACGTCGGCAACTCCCACCACGTGCTCGAGCGGGTGGTCTCCGGCCGGGTGCCGGTCGGTTTCGTGGAGTCACCGACCGTGCCGCGGACGGTCGCCTCCACGACGGTGGCGCGGGACCGATTGCTCGTGGTGGTCGGGCCGACCCACCCGTGGGCCCGGCGGCGTACGCCGGTGTCGGCCGCGGAGCTCGTGGCCTCGGACCTGGTGCTGCGGGAGGCGGGGTCGGGGACGCGGGAGACGCTCGTGCGGGCGCTCGACCTGGCCGGCCACGCCCTCGGGGAGCAGCGGCTGGAGCTGGCCAGCACCGCGGCGGTCAAGGCGGCCGCTGCCGAGGGCGGTGCGCCCGCCGTGCTCAGCGAGCTGGCGGTGGCCGCCGAGCTCGCGACCGGCCAGCTGGTCGACGTGCCGGTCGCCGACCTGGACCTGGGCCGGTCGCTGCGGGCGGTCTGGCTGCCCGCGCGGCGGCCGGAGGGACCGGCCGCCGCACTGGTCAGGCTGGCCCGGGCGTCGGCCCCGGCACCGACCCGGGCCGCGAGCCGGGCTCAGGCGTCGCCGAGCAGCTCGCGGTAG
- a CDS encoding DUF3151 domain-containing protein: protein MTTPIGRDLMAGPPPTHLPVDPASDALGGGEAPTEVVRRFPASPVAWAALAEEAVAADADPVTVYAYARVGYHRSLDMLRRNGWKGHGPVPWEHEPNRGFLTCLALLAKAARAIGETDEWERCRDFLRDSSPTAYRELLGDA from the coding sequence ATGACCACTCCGATCGGACGCGACCTGATGGCGGGCCCCCCGCCCACCCACCTCCCGGTGGACCCCGCGAGCGACGCCCTCGGCGGGGGCGAGGCGCCGACCGAGGTGGTACGCCGCTTCCCGGCGTCGCCGGTCGCCTGGGCCGCGCTGGCCGAGGAGGCCGTCGCGGCGGACGCCGACCCGGTGACCGTCTACGCCTACGCGCGGGTCGGCTACCACCGCAGCCTCGACATGCTGCGGCGCAACGGGTGGAAGGGCCACGGGCCGGTGCCGTGGGAGCACGAGCCGAACCGCGGCTTCCTCACCTGCCTCGCGCTCCTCGCGAAGGCCGCCCGGGCGATCGGTGAGACCGACGAGTGGGAGCGGTGCCGCGACTTCCTGCGCGACTCCTCCCCGACCGCCTACCGCGAGCTGCTCGGCGACGCCTGA
- a CDS encoding DUF2867 domain-containing protein, translating to MLRRTSLRRTRRASTLPVPADHAWAVVACGLAGSRWYVDAGPLVVRGLIDRLAGGAGRRWSVPDRPLLVRGDTVGFWRVWEVEDDPGSGTHRLVLVADLRSPGRVTLTTTVTAEGATACRVEQEVRLDPDGIVGAAYLLADLPARETVTELVHRRVVRDVLQGR from the coding sequence ATGCTCCGTCGCACCTCGCTCCGTCGGACCCGCCGCGCGAGCACCCTCCCGGTGCCCGCGGACCACGCGTGGGCGGTCGTGGCGTGCGGCCTCGCGGGCTCCCGGTGGTACGTCGACGCCGGCCCGCTCGTCGTCCGCGGGCTCATCGACCGGCTGGCCGGCGGGGCCGGGCGCCGCTGGTCGGTGCCGGACCGGCCGCTGCTCGTGCGCGGCGACACGGTCGGCTTCTGGCGGGTCTGGGAGGTCGAGGACGACCCCGGGTCGGGCACGCACCGGCTGGTCCTCGTCGCCGACCTGCGCTCCCCGGGGCGGGTCACCCTCACGACCACGGTCACCGCCGAGGGCGCGACCGCCTGCCGGGTCGAGCAGGAGGTCCGCCTCGACCCCGACGGGATCGTCGGCGCGGCGTACCTCCTCGCCGACCTGCCGGCCCGGGAGACCGTGACCGAGCTGGTCCACCGCCGCGTCGTGCGCGACGTCCTCCAGGGGCGCTGA
- the lysS gene encoding lysine--tRNA ligase yields MARGGNRPENGSGEPVDWVTRAADDTVRHAGGGDRLITCASGASPSGPIHLGNLREFLTPHLVAEEIRRRGIPVRHLHSWDDFDRFRKVPAGVPASWAEHIGRPLSAVPDPWECHESWAEHFKAPLRTALAEMGVEMEEVSQTERYRAGAYTEQVLHAVRHRDTIEEVLAKHRTKRAEPVAENDQEAEALADSVAEEDETAGSGSLARFPYKPYCRECGRDTVDVTAYDDETTDLSYTCASCGFTGVTNVATQHEGKLVWKVDWPMRWSVEGVDFEPGGLDHSTPGSSYTVGKELVKRVFDFRAPSYVAYAFVGFAGMQKMSSSAGGVPTAADALKVLEAPILRWLYARRQPKQAFNIDFGAEVVRLYDEWDSLGRKAADPAKRDAQVLAFERASATAAAGTLPTPRVVVPFRLLSSVADVTAGSAELVSGIVARAGHAHDSVEDLQPRLDRAMTWTAEFVPAEDRTTVRDEPDAERLARLSEEEQRWLAELLDRLPAELDVDGTTALVYGVPKLARGLALDDAPTDEVKADQKAFFRLLYELLVDAERGPRLPTLFLALGPDRIRHLLTAPR; encoded by the coding sequence GTGGCGCGAGGCGGCAACCGGCCCGAGAACGGCTCCGGGGAGCCCGTCGACTGGGTCACCCGCGCGGCCGACGACACCGTCCGGCACGCCGGCGGTGGCGACCGCCTGATCACGTGCGCCTCAGGCGCCAGCCCGTCGGGCCCGATCCACCTGGGCAACCTCCGCGAGTTCCTCACCCCGCACCTGGTCGCCGAGGAGATCCGCCGTCGCGGCATCCCGGTGCGCCACCTGCACAGCTGGGACGACTTCGACCGCTTCCGCAAGGTCCCCGCGGGCGTGCCGGCCTCGTGGGCCGAGCACATCGGCCGCCCCCTCTCGGCCGTGCCGGACCCCTGGGAGTGCCACGAGTCGTGGGCCGAGCACTTCAAGGCGCCGCTGCGCACCGCCCTCGCCGAGATGGGCGTGGAGATGGAGGAGGTCTCGCAGACCGAGCGCTACCGCGCCGGGGCCTACACCGAGCAGGTGCTGCACGCGGTCCGCCACCGCGACACCATCGAGGAGGTGCTCGCCAAGCACCGCACCAAGAGGGCCGAGCCGGTCGCAGAGAACGACCAGGAGGCCGAGGCGCTGGCCGACTCCGTCGCCGAGGAGGACGAGACCGCGGGCAGCGGCTCCCTGGCGCGCTTCCCCTACAAGCCCTACTGCCGCGAGTGCGGCCGCGACACCGTCGACGTGACGGCGTACGACGACGAGACCACCGACCTCTCCTACACGTGCGCGTCCTGCGGGTTCACCGGCGTGACGAACGTGGCGACCCAGCACGAGGGCAAGCTCGTCTGGAAGGTGGACTGGCCGATGCGCTGGTCGGTCGAGGGCGTCGACTTCGAGCCCGGCGGCCTCGACCACTCCACGCCGGGGTCGTCCTACACGGTCGGCAAGGAGCTGGTGAAGCGCGTCTTCGACTTCCGCGCCCCCTCCTACGTCGCCTACGCCTTCGTCGGCTTCGCCGGCATGCAGAAGATGTCGTCCTCGGCGGGCGGCGTGCCGACCGCCGCCGACGCCCTCAAGGTGCTCGAGGCCCCGATCCTGCGTTGGCTCTACGCCCGTCGCCAGCCCAAGCAGGCCTTCAACATCGACTTCGGCGCCGAGGTGGTGCGCCTGTACGACGAGTGGGACTCCCTCGGCCGCAAGGCCGCCGACCCCGCCAAGCGCGACGCGCAGGTGCTGGCCTTCGAGCGCGCCTCCGCGACCGCGGCCGCCGGCACGCTGCCCACCCCGCGCGTCGTCGTGCCCTTCCGCCTGCTGTCCTCGGTCGCCGACGTCACCGCCGGCAGCGCCGAGCTGGTCAGCGGGATCGTCGCCCGCGCCGGGCACGCCCACGACTCGGTCGAGGACCTCCAGCCGCGGCTGGACCGCGCGATGACGTGGACCGCGGAGTTCGTGCCCGCCGAGGACCGCACCACCGTCCGCGACGAGCCGGACGCCGAGCGGCTCGCCCGGCTCTCCGAGGAGGAGCAGCGCTGGCTGGCCGAGCTGCTCGACCGGCTCCCCGCCGAGCTGGACGTCGACGGCACCACCGCGCTGGTCTACGGCGTCCCGAAACTCGCCCGGGGCCTCGCCCTGGACGACGCGCCGACCGACGAGGTCAAGGCGGACCAGAAGGCCTTCTTCCGGCTGCTCTACGAGCTCCTCGTCGACGCCGAGCGCGGGCCCCGCCTGCCGACGCTGTTCCTCGCGCTGGGCCCGGACCGCATCCGCCACCTCCTCACCGCGCCACGCTGA